One window of the Branchiostoma lanceolatum isolate klBraLanc5 chromosome 3, klBraLanc5.hap2, whole genome shotgun sequence genome contains the following:
- the LOC136429137 gene encoding delta and Notch-like epidermal growth factor-related receptor — MPITTGQLCREPKLPYRDYSFKNMLQSKLKKTRLAVKMRSFLPVVVAVIAWSASSAGEMVHVISWDGWEFYKVRATGAMTNANVKVTCEAAGMRYPCYGGNETCFGWASDCISVNSYANDCRVPLDFFHLLCGPPYGRWCAPLGDMFVYLPDVLDDGGGCGFTWCTSGAKKYDKFALCAVAVGTCASSPCTNGSTCLDQPNGHTCVCAPGYGGNYCERGRIIYYI; from the exons ATGCCTATCACTACCGGGCAGCTGTGTCGGGAACCGAAACTGCCGTACAGAGACTACAGCTTTAAAAATATGTTGCAGTCTAAACTAAAGAAAACTCGACTTGCGGTGAAGATGCGATCGTTTCTGCCCGTGGTAGTCGCCGTGATTGCCTGGTCGGCTTCATCAGCAG GGGAGATGGTACACGTCATTTCCTGGGACGGCTGGGAGTTCTACAAGGTCCGCGCCACTGGAGCCATGACCAACGCCAACGTCAAAGTCACGTGCGAGGCGGCGGGGATGCGGTACCCGTGCTACGGGGGGAACGAAACGTGCTTCGGGTGGGCGTCAGACTGCATCAGTGTCAACAGTTACGCCAACGACTGCCGGGTCCCGCTCGACTTCTTCCACCTCCTGTGCGGGCCCCCCTACGGGAGGTGGTGCGCTCCGCTGGGGGACATGTTTGTGTACCTGCCCGACGTGTTAGACGATGGAGGCGGCTGTGGGTTTACATGGTGTACTTCCGGAGCAAAGAAGTACGACAAGTTTGCCCTGTGTGCAG tcgccgtgGGTACGTGTGCGAGCAGCCCTTGTACAAACGGCAGCACCTGCCTGGACCAGCCGAATGGCCACACCTGTGTGTGTGCCCCTGGCTACGGCGGCAACTACTGCGAAAGAGGTAGGATAATCTACTACATCTAA